One Nostoc sp. UHCC 0302 DNA window includes the following coding sequences:
- a CDS encoding HAMP domain-containing sensor histidine kinase, translating into MKQPKKIWINIDPFSLQLRLTIAIATFSTLILGTLAAWTSWKMQQILIDSRKYNIQKIAERLPHDVQLYSQMMQPETGLQKAINNLANTNTLLWLKSLDNKILIKSATLDLLSNSTVTELMSLSNMEIKPQVYKVNKSYFVMSSSSLQVQGKSLGKLFIVQDITREQTMFMAMLLSLNISSILAIIVIIALSAFYIRRSLQPLRQLSQMTSVISVEDLGQAQLYVDNAPSEVKELAQTLTMLLSRLSQSWEQEREFVSNVSHELRTPLTIVHGYLQSVLRRQNNLTQMQQEALETAASEAERTIRLLQDLLDLARADSGYLHFQMKSYVLNDLVEEVVVMAQKYSDRLITIESTIYPIEIKIDYSRFKQILLNLIDNAIKYSEASTPIILKLNQFHDKAIIQVCDQGYGIPLQHQTRIFERFYRVDESRSHATGGCGLGLSIVKTLVEGMGGSVCVQSKLGEGSVFTITLLT; encoded by the coding sequence GTGAAGCAACCCAAAAAGATTTGGATAAATATTGACCCCTTTTCGTTGCAGCTACGCTTAACAATTGCTATTGCTACATTTTCAACTTTAATATTAGGTACACTTGCTGCATGGACTAGTTGGAAAATGCAGCAAATTTTGATTGATAGCCGTAAGTATAATATACAAAAAATCGCTGAACGCTTGCCGCACGATGTGCAACTTTATAGTCAAATGATGCAACCGGAGACTGGATTGCAAAAGGCTATTAATAACTTGGCAAATACCAACACGTTACTATGGCTAAAAAGTCTTGATAATAAAATATTGATAAAATCTGCCACTTTGGATTTATTATCTAACTCTACGGTGACTGAGTTAATGTCCCTTAGTAATATGGAGATTAAACCACAAGTTTATAAAGTTAATAAAAGCTACTTTGTTATGAGTAGCAGTTCTTTGCAAGTGCAGGGTAAGTCTCTGGGGAAGCTATTTATAGTACAGGATATTACTCGTGAACAAACAATGTTTATGGCAATGCTGCTAAGTTTAAATATTAGCAGTATTTTGGCAATTATTGTAATAATAGCTCTAAGTGCATTTTATATTAGGCGTTCTCTGCAACCATTGCGCCAGCTAAGCCAGATGACTTCTGTCATTTCTGTAGAAGATTTAGGACAAGCACAACTATATGTTGATAATGCACCCAGCGAAGTCAAAGAATTAGCTCAAACTTTAACTATGCTGTTATCGCGTCTTTCGCAATCTTGGGAGCAAGAACGAGAATTTGTCAGCAATGTATCTCATGAGTTACGTACACCATTGACAATTGTACATGGTTACTTACAAAGCGTCTTGCGACGGCAGAATAATTTAACACAAATGCAACAAGAAGCTTTAGAAACTGCTGCATCAGAAGCCGAACGTACCATTCGCCTGCTACAAGATTTACTTGATTTAGCACGGGCAGATAGTGGATATTTACATTTTCAGATGAAATCTTATGTGCTGAATGACTTAGTTGAAGAAGTCGTAGTGATGGCACAAAAATATAGCGATCGCTTAATTACAATCGAGTCAACAATTTACCCCATCGAAATAAAAATAGACTACAGCCGTTTTAAACAAATATTGCTCAATTTGATTGATAATGCTATTAAGTATTCTGAAGCTAGTACACCTATAATTTTAAAGTTAAATCAGTTTCATGACAAAGCGATTATTCAAGTTTGTGACCAAGGTTATGGTATTCCTTTACAACACCAAACACGTATTTTTGAGCGATTTTACCGCGTAGATGAATCTCGTTCTCATGCCACTGGCGGTTGTGGTTTGGGTTTATCCATTGTCAAGACACTTGTAGAGGGTATGGGTGGTAGTGTATGTGTGCAATCAAAATTAGGAGAAGGCAGTGTGTTTACCATCACTCTACTTACATAG